The following are from one region of the Stigmatella ashevillena genome:
- a CDS encoding amidohydrolase family protein, protein MRSTVARLSSLLLLVLGALAAAQPPPSPAPIAVRAARMLDVRSGKFIQNPVLLIENGRISAAGPGLAVPEGTRVIDLGQATVLPGLIDSHTHLMARFPDTSEGMAYERDLLTKTQAFRTLEGAANARTTLRAGFTTVRDVENEGTGYADVALRDAIRQGLIEGPRMLVATQGIAAVGQYHPFGISSDLTHFPTGARMVSGVEEARRAAREQLAQGADLLKVYADWRTPTLTVEELRVIVEEAHRAQRKVAVHAVSSEAIRNALQAGADSIEHGHQADRAALELMKAKGAFFVPTLGIVETLAEQAPTESARQLRMKSAESIRQVVKQAHGLGVKIVSGYDASSPTTQGQNAREIVSLQRAGLPALEALRAATSRAAELLGLSEHVGTLEKGRYADLIAVSGDPLADITELQRVRFVMKGGDIVRDELTPARPPEAPPGP, encoded by the coding sequence ATGCGCTCCACGGTTGCCAGACTCTCGTCCCTGTTGCTCCTTGTCCTGGGTGCCCTCGCGGCCGCCCAGCCCCCCCCTTCGCCCGCCCCCATCGCCGTGCGCGCGGCCCGGATGCTCGATGTCCGCAGCGGCAAGTTCATCCAGAACCCTGTGCTGCTCATCGAGAACGGCCGCATCAGCGCCGCCGGTCCAGGCCTTGCCGTGCCCGAAGGCACGCGGGTCATCGACTTGGGACAGGCCACGGTGCTGCCTGGCCTCATCGACAGCCATACCCACCTCATGGCGCGATTCCCCGACACGTCCGAAGGCATGGCGTACGAGCGCGACCTGCTCACCAAGACCCAGGCCTTCCGCACCTTGGAGGGCGCGGCCAATGCCCGGACCACGCTGCGCGCGGGCTTCACCACCGTGCGGGACGTGGAGAACGAAGGCACCGGCTACGCCGACGTGGCCCTGCGCGATGCCATCCGCCAAGGACTCATCGAAGGGCCTCGCATGCTCGTGGCCACCCAGGGCATCGCCGCCGTGGGCCAGTACCACCCCTTTGGCATCTCGTCCGACCTGACCCATTTTCCCACGGGAGCGCGGATGGTGAGTGGCGTCGAGGAGGCCCGCCGGGCGGCTCGCGAGCAACTGGCCCAAGGAGCAGACCTGCTCAAGGTCTATGCCGACTGGAGAACCCCGACCCTCACCGTCGAGGAGCTCCGCGTCATCGTCGAAGAGGCGCACAGGGCCCAACGCAAGGTCGCCGTGCACGCCGTGAGCAGCGAGGCCATCCGCAACGCGCTCCAGGCCGGTGCGGACTCCATCGAGCACGGGCATCAGGCGGACCGCGCCGCACTCGAGCTGATGAAAGCCAAGGGGGCCTTCTTCGTGCCCACCCTGGGCATCGTGGAGACGCTCGCGGAGCAGGCCCCGACCGAGAGCGCACGCCAGCTCCGCATGAAGTCCGCCGAATCCATCCGGCAGGTGGTGAAGCAGGCCCATGGGCTCGGCGTGAAGATCGTCAGCGGCTATGACGCGAGCTCGCCCACCACCCAGGGCCAGAATGCCCGTGAGATCGTCTCGCTCCAACGCGCAGGACTGCCGGCCCTCGAAGCCCTCCGCGCGGCGACGTCACGGGCCGCGGAGCTGCTCGGCCTGTCCGAGCACGTGGGCACGCTGGAGAAGGGCCGGTACGCGGATCTCATCGCCGTCTCCGGAGATCCCCTCGCCGACATCACCGAGTTGCAGCGCGTGCGCTTCGTCATGAAGGGGGGCGACATCGTCCGGGACGAGCTCACCCCGGCCCGGCCCCCGGAGGCCCCGCCGGGCCCGTAA